The following proteins come from a genomic window of Lineus longissimus chromosome 18, tnLinLong1.2, whole genome shotgun sequence:
- the LOC135502105 gene encoding uncharacterized protein LOC135502105, with protein MASSTAAMMFLSSLLLGMVLDLTLAQETTKPEVIAVAVLVPLFLIIAVLIVVFVVCRRKVLQEKREEIFSGSGDSENDAIDTGLSNGYVDDDIMEKEVAAVDVMRMHGSAESEDPGHGCNGPTDERLSSNGLLKGEGCVVRTCTEENVVVQNGALERDCETISSVEEQEKECDNKLSVNDETDTGLVGAEDGGSDVGLDAGKDCMKENAGDDIGGEVQGTEAVPVLKNSTMNEKSLGGGVTDSLLGRETGVEVENLEVLIDGDQKQSCFEGNYATVGEEQFGDDVEKEDDVGFGIEDGNSPRRDLGESDEYLEQEEDNYATIGGDVDVETENSGSGIENGNLAEGMSVEKKKEKIFLNRFKRSNGGSQSVTSANQPVEEPVYAAVDLSKKKRSRSEKAAGEAKLKVDEVASSDDTEMYYRLDRNRASKSKEGQGQNDDKAMPKGRVSDMSGREETVLIENDIYSQTPPGWQRKGSAADNNRAKNGVSDGAHDGAGSYSDEKQRNTEELDDRLEGEHEEPGYESFEGEDSAATKAVNLNARYHNYTEVDLILNTDDEVKKSKPRVPNFRPEIPPAKQDGGSYVDPDYEAFGNDVPEGGVDPDYASMNNSDKESEEDHYATVGGEASREDQS; from the exons ATGGCTTCCTCAACAGCTGCGATGATGTTCCTGTCATCACTCCTACTTGGAATGGTGCTGGATCTAACTCTTGCACAAG AAACCACAAAACCGGAAGTGATAGCTGTTGCGGTACTGGTGCCTCTTTTCCTCATCATAGCGGTCCTGATAGTGGTTTTCGTAGTATGTAG ACGGAAAGTCCTGCAGGAAAAAAGAGAGGAAATTTTTTCGGGATCAGGTGATTCGGAAAATGATGCGATAGACACCGGATTAAGTAATGGATATGTTGATGACGATATAATGGAGAAGGAGGTGGCAGCGGTGGATGTTATGCGAATGCATGGATCAGCAGAGTCAGAAGATCCGGGACATGGATGTAATGGTCCTACAGATGAGAGGTTGAGTTCAAATGGATTGCTAAAGGGAGAGGGTTGTGTTGTCAGGACGTGTACAGAGGAGAATGTAGTTGTGCAAAACGGAGCCTTAGAGAGAGATTGTGAAACGATTTCGTCTGTAGAGGAACAGGAAAAGGAATGTGATAACAAACTGTCGGTGAACGATGAAACTGACACGGGGCTTGTTGGTGCAGAGGATGGCGGCAGTGATGTTGGTTTGGATGCGGGGAAGGATTGTATGAAAGAGAATGCTGGCGATGACATTGGAGGAGAAGTGCAGGGGACAGAAGCAGTCCCAGTATTAAAGAATTCGAccatgaatgagaaaagtctaGGTGGCGGTGTGACAGACAGTCTGTTGGGGAGGGAAACTGGtgtggaagtagaaaatctggAGGTACTGATAGATGGCGATCAAAAACAGAGCTGTTTTGAAGGCAACTATGCGACAGTAGGTGAAGAACAGTTTGGAGACGATGTTGAAAAAGAAGATGATGTGGGGTTTGGAATTGAGGACGGAAATTCACCAAGGAGAGACTTGGGTGAAAGTGACGAATATCTTGAGCAAGAGGAAGACAACTATGCGACAATTGGTGGCGATGTTGATGTTGAGACAGAGAATAGTGGATCGGGAATAGAGAATGGAAACCTTGCCGAAGGTATGAGtgttgaaaagaaaaaagagaagaTTTTCCTTAATCGTTTCAAAAGATCAAATGGTGGCAGCCAATCTGTTACATCCGCGAACCAGCCTGTTGAGGAGCCAGTCTATGCTGCTGTTGACCTGAGTAAAaagaaaaggtcaaggtcagaaaaAGCTGCGGGCGAGGCTAAGTTGAAAGTGGACGAGGTTGCATCGAGTGACGATACTGAAATGTATTATAGACTTGACAGAAACAGGGCGTCCAAATCGAAAgaaggtcaagggcaaaatgaTGACAAGGCCATGCCAAAAGGACGCGTAAGTGACATGAGTGGAAGAGAAGAAACAGTTTTGATTGAGAATGATATATATTCGCAAACGCCACCTGGTTGGCAAAGAAAAGGCAGCGCTGCAGACAACAATAGGGCGAAAAATGGTGTGTCAGACGGGGCCCACGATGGGGCAGGTTCATATAGTGATGAAAAACAGCGTAATACAGAGGAACTGGATGACAGGCTAGAAGGAGAACACGAAGAACCTGGCTATGAAAGCTTTGAAGGTGAAGACTCGGCCGCGACCAAGGCTGTAAATTTGAATGCGAGGTATCACAATTACACCGAGGTTGATCTAATCTTAAATACGGACGACGAGGTCAAGAAGTCAAAACCACGGGTTCCTAACTTCAGGCCAGAAATTCCTCCGGCGAAACAAGATGGCGGCAGCTACGTTGACCCTGATTATGAAGCTTTCGGAAATGACGTACCGGAAGGGGGTGTTGACCCTGACTATGCGAGTATGAACAATTCAGATAAAGAGTCGGAGGAAGACCATTATGCAACCGTGGGTGGTGAGGCAAGCCGGGAGGATCAGTCATAG